The following are from one region of the Halogeometricum sp. S3BR5-2 genome:
- a CDS encoding ABC transporter ATP-binding protein, with the protein MGSDTTADDEADRTGANEGRDGDGDSRTPEGAGRDPVVHGEGVLKEYETGSETVRALKGIDFDVRPSDSVAIVGPSGSGKSTLLNLLGLLDVPTEGTVRLRGDDVSTFSDGERTGRRKRTIGFIFQSFHLIPTLTALENVEMPRMLDRTPTTTRERATALLRRVGLGDRLDHYPDELSGGQKQRVAIARALINDPAILLADEPTGNLDRDTGDRILALFDDLRAEEDVAVVTVTHDEYVAEAADRVVNLVDGEIQRETASGETAGTDP; encoded by the coding sequence ATGGGCTCGGACACTACCGCCGATGACGAGGCGGACCGAACGGGAGCGAACGAGGGCCGCGACGGCGACGGTGATTCGCGGACCCCGGAGGGCGCCGGACGAGACCCGGTCGTCCACGGCGAAGGCGTGCTCAAGGAGTACGAGACGGGGAGCGAGACCGTTCGGGCGCTGAAGGGCATCGACTTCGACGTCCGTCCGTCGGATTCGGTGGCCATCGTCGGCCCCTCCGGGAGCGGGAAGTCGACGCTCTTGAACCTCCTCGGACTCCTCGACGTTCCGACCGAGGGGACGGTTCGGCTTCGCGGCGACGACGTCTCGACGTTCTCGGACGGCGAGCGGACCGGCAGACGGAAACGGACCATCGGGTTCATCTTCCAGAGCTTCCACCTGATTCCGACGCTGACCGCGCTGGAGAACGTGGAGATGCCGCGGATGCTCGACCGGACGCCGACGACGACGCGGGAGCGCGCGACCGCGCTGCTGCGGAGAGTCGGTCTCGGCGACCGGTTGGACCACTACCCGGACGAGCTATCGGGCGGGCAGAAACAGCGCGTCGCCATCGCGCGGGCGCTTATCAACGACCCGGCGATTCTGCTGGCGGACGAACCGACCGGGAACCTCGACCGGGACACCGGCGACCGGATTCTCGCGCTGTTCGACGACCTCCGCGCGGAGGAGGACGTGGCGGTCGTCACGGTCACGCACGACGAGTACGTCGCCGAGGCGGCCGACCGAGTGGTCAATCTCGTCGACGGCGAGATTCAGCGCGAGACGGCGTCCGGGGAGACAGCGGGGACCGACCCGTGA
- a CDS encoding COG1361 S-layer family protein, with protein sequence MSSKLNRSRSSLVPWAVVAAVVLSSVLFPVVAAPADAAGAHLGVTGVEVRPTSPAPGQQTEFEVSIRNGPNSASAVELSDVYVRAVGSTDDVARIEDAGTLPVGGNVTVPLSASFAEPGAKNLRVTVVGRQSDGSVVRARYPVTVEVEEPNRPQLELSAEEAVSGSRRPVNVTVANGLERDIRQLRVETASDRVNFSVNERVRARLRAGNTTTFTFPARISEPGAYPVDLTLHYVDNGVERSVSRTYEANFDAPTNPGELVLTDVQATQRGGTLELSATAGNVGSSTVEGVVVSVPEASGVEGSRYFVGSVEQSDFSSFTLTSNVEGNVSSVPVEVTYSVGGVERSFTDSVEVDRRVVRRQSPQQGGLPLVPIGGAVLVLVLAAGAFVWWR encoded by the coding sequence ATGTCCTCGAAGCTGAATCGCAGTCGGTCGTCGCTGGTCCCGTGGGCCGTCGTCGCGGCTGTCGTCCTGTCGTCCGTCCTCTTCCCGGTCGTCGCGGCGCCGGCCGACGCCGCGGGTGCCCATCTCGGAGTCACGGGCGTCGAGGTGCGGCCGACGTCGCCCGCACCGGGTCAACAGACGGAGTTCGAGGTGTCGATTCGTAACGGGCCGAACAGCGCGAGCGCCGTCGAGCTATCCGACGTCTACGTCAGGGCGGTGGGAAGCACGGACGACGTCGCTCGGATCGAAGACGCGGGGACGCTGCCCGTCGGCGGGAACGTCACCGTTCCGCTGTCCGCGTCCTTCGCCGAACCGGGAGCGAAGAACCTCCGCGTCACCGTCGTCGGCAGACAGAGCGACGGGTCGGTCGTCCGAGCCAGATACCCGGTGACCGTCGAGGTCGAGGAACCGAATCGGCCCCAGTTGGAGCTCTCGGCCGAGGAAGCGGTTTCGGGGTCGAGGCGGCCGGTCAACGTCACCGTCGCGAACGGACTGGAGCGCGACATCCGTCAGCTCCGGGTCGAGACGGCCTCCGATCGGGTCAACTTCAGCGTAAACGAGCGCGTGCGGGCTCGGCTCCGCGCCGGGAACACGACAACGTTCACGTTCCCCGCCCGCATCTCCGAGCCCGGGGCGTACCCGGTCGACCTCACGCTGCACTACGTCGATAACGGCGTCGAGCGGAGCGTCTCGCGCACGTACGAGGCGAACTTCGACGCGCCGACGAACCCCGGTGAACTCGTGTTGACCGACGTGCAGGCGACCCAGCGCGGCGGGACGCTGGAGCTCTCCGCGACGGCGGGGAACGTCGGTTCGAGCACCGTCGAGGGCGTCGTCGTCTCGGTTCCGGAGGCGTCGGGCGTCGAAGGGAGCCGGTACTTCGTCGGGAGCGTCGAGCAGAGCGACTTCTCGTCGTTCACGCTCACCTCGAACGTCGAGGGGAACGTCTCGTCGGTCCCGGTCGAGGTGACCTACTCGGTCGGCGGCGTCGAGCGGTCGTTCACCGACAGCGTCGAGGTCGACCGCCGAGTCGTGAGACGACAGTCCCCGCAGCAGGGCGGACTGCCGTTGGTGCCCATCGGCGGAGCGGTCCTCGTACTGGTGCTCGCTGCGGGCGCCTTCGTCTGGTGGAGATGA